ttcatgcaggactaccaccccttctaggatgtttctgtctggcatgaacgcggtttgggactgttgcaccatagaatgcgcaatctgtgtgagcctgttggtcccgaccttggtgaagattttgaaactaacattaaggagacagatcggcctgaattgctcaattctgacCGCATCCGTCTTCTTAGGCAGTAGTGTGATAGTCCCAAAATTCAAGTGGAATagttgaagctgtccagagaatagatcctgaaacataggtagtaaatcccccttaataatgtgccagcacttcttatagaactcggccgggaaaccatccggtccgggagccttattatttttcatttgtgcAATAGCATCAAAAACCTCCTTCTCCGAAAACGGGGCAACCAGAAGCTCATTATCAGCAGCCGAAAGCTGAGGTACATCCTCAGTTCTGGACTCATCGAGACACCGTATTATCCTCCGGTGGACCAAATAACTGCTTATAGTAGTCAGTGATGTACGTTTTTAGGTTATCCTGACCTAAAATCGTACCCTCGAactgctcaagctgaaagattcgcttctttctgtgcttgccattagcAATTAAATGAAAGAACTGAGTattcgcgtccccctggaccacTCTACGTACTTTAGCACGTAAAGCccacttcagttcttcttcgcGGAGCAGTTCTTTTAACCTCTGCTCCGCCTCATTTTTAACCTGAAGCTCTGCGGGTAATAAACTATTGGACTCGGCTTTTATGTCCAGGTCATGTACAAGAGAAAGGAGtctatccttttcaatcttatacacaccgctaaggtgcttagcccaaccccgcAAGAAGCTTCTCAAattcctaatcttattctgccatcgctCAATAGGAGTTTTGCCTCGAACATCTTTACCCCATTCCCTGGCTATCAAATCTAAGAACCCCTCACGTTCGAACCATGACGTCTCAAATGAGAAGGTGTTCTTGTTACCcacgtggttcggctcccctgagtccaCGAACAACGGGGTATGATAAGATATTCCCCTCGAAAGAGCTTGCACCGTGACCAACGGGaatttttgttcccactccacgctTGCAAGAACCCGATCAAGTTTTTCGTAGGTTGGGTTTGGCAGAGCGTTAGCCCATGTAAACTTTCGGCCCTCTCAGATCCAAACTTTCAATAATGGTGTTGAACATGAaggaccatctgccgtcaaagttatcattgttcttctcctctcgCCTCcggatgatattgaaatcacctccaACTAAAATCGGTAGTTGTTCTGACCCACATATTCTAACGAGGTCTGCTAGAAACTCCGCTTTAAACTCGGGCTgcgcggcaccatataccgccaccaaagcccagttaaagCCATCCGTCTTAGACCTAACTCGAAACTTTACCGCGAAGTCACCCATCACTACACTACGGACTTCAAGTCACCCATCACTACCTCCTATTTACATGACACACTCTCTGGACGGTGTCATTAATGGTTAACCTTCTTTCAACATGTTGCCACGTGCCCGGCAAATCTCACCTAACTGCTTGCGGGTTCGACACCTCATCGATTAGTGATTACCTACTCGATGAGGTGGAGCGCTGGGGGCTAGCGAGAGCTTGCCGGGCCTTCACCTTGCCGTTTGCCAGCAAGGGTTGTCTTCGGTGTTGATCATGATGCTTTGTCTTGATCTTCTCCCAGTAGTTTTTGCGCAACTGGGCCTTGAATCTTGGTCTTGGTAATCTTCGACAAGCGTTGGCCAGCAGGGAAGCTACTACTGTCTGTGCATAAGTTGGGGTATAAAATTATTGTGTGGGGCTTGGGCTTATACACCGACAGTTCTTCCTAAGAAGCTCTGAAGGTTGACTATGTAGACtgataagcccccccccccctccccccagtcTCATCCAACATTGCTAGGGTCATTTGGCGACTATGACACCCTTTTTTTTGTACTACTGCAGTACAGATGAAGTAGCAGGCTAGTGAATTTAGGAACAGTTTAGTTCCTTTTGCCTTTCAGATTGCAACACAGCTAACAAAAAGGTGGCCCTTTTAGGTTTCTTTAAGTTTTTCAATGAAACAGTTTAATTATTGTGTGGGGCTTGGACTTAACTTCTATCCTATGATGATTGCAACCAATATTATCAACTAATTATTGCCTTGTGAGGTTTAGCTCAGACTAAACAGAATAGAACAGTAATTATGGTTGTTTATTCCAGAGTGCAACCAAGCTAACAAGCTGCACTTGTTTCTAGGATGGATAGTTTATTTCAAAGGGAATTTAGCTCACTAATGCTATATATGTGACTTGAGAGCTTTTTGAAGATAGTTTCAGAAGGATAACATCTACTTGTACTTGTTTTCAGGGTTCAGACTAGTCTTTTGTGTTTGTTTCAAATTGCAACCATCGTCTTCTGTTTTGGTCGCCTGTTTCCAGGGCTGCTGGAGTAGCTTCCTCTCTTCTTCCACCAGCAGACCACCACTCTTTCCGGCCACACATCCCTCAATATGTACATGCATACTCAGGTATCAGCAAAGTTGGGGTTCAGTGGGAGCAAGGGAAACAGCTGGTTGACAGGGTTAACAACTTTCTTTGTTATCATTTCTCTGTCTCGCTGTGTTGCTGGGAGTATTTGGTTTGTGCTTTCACACAGTATATGCTGTACAAACCTATGGTTAAGCATCTCAATCTCCATACATGGAGACCCGCTGGGTATATATTGATTGTGGGAGTCGGTACAGGAGATGGCAGCGTCAAGGCTAACCATCGGGAGATATTACAGGAGGTTTTAGGAGATAAGAGAAATAAAACACAAAAGGAATAAACCTCCTAACTACCATCGCCGTGAGCCTCAAGGCCTCATAGCGTGTTACACACAAGGACACGCTAAAACCTGTACAAGATATGTTTAACGTATGCGTCATCGAGGATGTTGATATTAGGCTCGCTTAGTCTATTCGTCAATACTAGAgacacttgggggggggggggatgatttAAGAGCAGGTAGCATCATGAGTTTAGCATAACAACAAGGAGCAGGTAGCATCATGAATTTAAGATATATGTTGGTATCATAGCTTTACATCTCGGTGCAACGGCAAGCGGACAAAGCTGTGAGCTCACCCGGGAACATGGTTTGCTTCTTCCTGGAAGATTCCCAGAAGATGTGAGTGCTGATTCCTGTAGCTTGTTAGGCTCCCCTCCCTCGCTCTTGTCCAAGATTGTTAGACCATCTCCAATAGAAGATATGTATGCAAAATTAACTATGTTTTGCATCTTCAAGACTCAGAAACACCTCTTCaacagatgatgtagatgcaaaaagaattacatcgtcTCGGCCTCCTGGAGAGGTAAAATACAACATGAACGTTGCTATACACACAGATACCATGTGCACGATTTATGGACGATGTTGTTAATCAAGCCGTAATAGTCAACGCAGTCGCAGTATGCCACACTTTTTTATCCGGGGGACCACCCGCCGCCTGAGGAGAAATTTTGCAAGATTCACAGCCAAAGGGCTACGTGACAAACTGAGGAAGAAGCACAACAGTAGCAGCATCTCCTCCAGGGCAAATAGGGGAATGGAGGCGTGGTCTCATCCAACATTGCTGACTATTCATTGCTAAGGTCTGCAAGTGTGCTTTTGACAACAAACGTTCGTCGACAGCAAGTAGCTGTAGCACCGATCATCTACCAGATTCACGGcttgatttcttttcttttccacgtagtttttcaatgaaatagtTTAATTAGTGTGGAGGACTCTGGCTTAACTTCTAGCCTATGATGATTGCAACCAATGTTATTAACTAATTATTTCCTTGTGAGGTTTAGTTCAGACTAAACAGAATAGAACAGTAATTGTGGTTGCTTATTCCAGACTGCAACCAAACTAACAAGCTGCACTTGTTTCTAGGATGGATAGTTTATTTCAAAGAGAATTTAGCTCACTAGGGCAGTGTACTTCAGCTCACTAATGCTGTATATGCATGTGACTTGAGAGCTTTTTCAGCAAGTTTTTGGTTTCTGCTTTCACACAGTATATGCGTCATTGAGGATGTCAGTATTCGGCTTGCTTCGTCTATTCGTTAATGCTAGAGATACTCAGGAAAAAACATATGATTTAAGAGCAGGCCGCATCATCAGTTTTGTATGCAACAAGGAGCAGATAGCATCATGAGTTTAGCATAACAACAAGGAGCAGGTAGCATCATGAATTTAAGATATGTTGGTATCATAGCTTTACACCTCGATACAACAGCAAGCGGACAAAGCTGTGAGCTCACCCGGGATCATTGTTGCTTCTTCCTGGAAGCTACCCAGAAGCTGTGAGGGTTGACTCCTGTAGCTTGTTAGGCTCCCCTCCCTCACTCTTATCCAAGATTGTTAGCTTCATTTCtcccctcctcctgctcctcctcctgtgCATTTGACAGTGAGCGCTCCTCCACGCCAAGCAGCACCGATCCAGGTGAGCAGCCCCCTCTTGAaccttttgttttcttcttcagcGTTCCACAtaccattttttgttttgtttctgtgTGTTGATAAGAGTAGAATCCAGCGAGCTATTTTAGCTTACAGCAAGCCTTCTTTTTTGAAGAGAAAGATCGGGGGAAATTCAGCAAAGCTGAGGAAGACAGAACTAGAGCAGAGAGGAAGCGGGACAGAACACTCTGTTATGAGGATGTGAAGTAGCTAGGTGGTGAATATGATTTGGTCTTTTCATGTACTGCTTCCAGACTCGTCTAAATTAATAAAAAGAGGGACATCTCTTTCATGTTTCAACTGCATCATTTTTCTCTCGGTTCAGTTCCATATGTGAATAAATCTCGACTGAATATCCCAGTGTATATTTCACGACATATATATTGAGTAAAGTAACGCGTGCATGATTTCTACTCAAAAGTAAAGTACCATTTTAGTAATTGCAAAGGCATATTGAAATTGAAACTTTTTAGCTTTATTTTCACTTCATGGCTATTCATTCATAAAGTTCGTCTAACTCGCTGATTGCTTAAGTAACCATTCAAACTGATTTCATGCCAACTTTTGGTGGAAACATAGTGTACTCTGACTGCAAATTTACTTCCAAAACTCCAGTTGCATCTATAATGCTAATTGCGTCCAATGCTTGCTCACAGGACGATGTCCAAACTCTAACCGCCATGAACTTATCTACCATTGGGGTCATTGGTGCCATCAGTGAATGTGTCAGCTTGTTTCAGTCGACCAAATCTATGCGAACAAAGCTGTGAGCTCACCTGGGTCCATGGTTGGTTCTTCCTGGAAGGTCCCCAGAAGGTGTGAGAGTTTACTCCTGTAGATTGGTAGGCTACCCTTCATCAATCCATCCAACATTGTTAGGTTCAATTCTCTCCTGCTCCTCCTGCGCGTTTGAAAGCCAGCGCTTGTCCATGACAAGCAGCATCGTTCCAGGTGAGCACAGCTTGATATCTTTCCACATATGAAGCTCATTTGGTGACCATTATACCTTTTTTTCTGTGTTGTTAAAATTACAACCCAGCAAAATATTTTAGCTTAGAACCAGCCATTTTTCTTGAATTAAAAATTGAGGGGAAATTTTTTCAAAGCTGAGAAAGAGACAAGCAGAGCCCTCTGTTACAAAGATGCAGAGAAAGCAGAGAAAATAATTTGGTTTTTTCATGTACCGCTTCCAGGGTTACAGAAATTCATAAAAGGAGGGACATATCTTTAATGTTTCAACTCCAACATGTTCCGCCTCAGGCTCTTTATCTAGTTCCATATATGAATAAATCTCACTTGAACATCAAAGTGTATATTTCACAACATATATATTGAGTAAACCGTCCATGATTTACAGTAAAGTAGAACATAGTTGTTACTAAATTGCAAAGACATATCAACACTTTATAAATATATTTTTACTAAACAATCTTTCTCTAACTTGCTGACATTTGATGGCAATTTTCGGTGAAACATATCTGTAGAAAATAAGTACTACAATAGTCAAGTTATTGTATATGAATAGTCGTCTTGATTTACACTTTGACTGCAAAATTTACTTCCATAATGCTAATTGCGTCTTATTTGATTGCAGGACAAAAGTAGCTGTCCAGACTGCAGCCACCATGAGCTTGTCGGCCATTGGGATTGTTAGTGCCATTAATGACTGCGTCACTTTGTTTCAGTGGGCCAAATCTGCCATTTCATCTATAAACTCTAAATGGAGTGGCTCACAGGAGCAAAGTCTCCAGGACAGTGTATTAAAGTTGGAGAGTGGCCTACAACTTCTCAAGGATACCCTGCCTGCAATGTATGACCTCATTAATAAAGCAGAGTGGAGAAGCCATGAACACTATGTGGCCAAGCTCCTTCCGAGTCTCAAGGATGCAGTGTCTGAGGCCGATGACCTTATTGATGAGTTCAGATGGTATGAGATGAAGTTGCAAGTGGAGGGCAATGCAAGCCAATCTCCTTTCATTGACTTCTTGGATACCATCATCCAAGGCAGCTTCAACAAACTGAATGATGTCCAATTGAGGTTGAATCATCTTTCAAGTCAACTGGACAATATGGGGCTTCGTGGAGTTACACCACACTTTGACAAATTAGTCAGGCCAGAGACCACTTCTATGCCAAATGAAGCAAAACTGTTTGGTCGTAACAATGAGATGAAGCAGGTATTGGGACTTCTCAAGGTACCTACAAATTTAAGACGCAGGCTCATGGCTATTTCAGAAAATCCATCAACAAGCGCATCAGCAAGGAACCAAGTTAGTAAGTCAAGAATATTGAGTCTTCCTGTTTTGCCTATAGTTGGAATTGGTGGTGTTGGAAAGACTACTTTGGCCCAACATATCTGCAGTAACAAGCGAGTGGAGTCATACTTTGAACCGATAATCTGGATTTGTGTGTCAGATGACTTCGATGTGAAGAGGTTAACTAAAGAGGCCATACAATCTTGTACTGAAAAGGAGGTAACAAGTGATAACTTGGATTGTCTTCAGCGTGCTCTTTTTAATCATGTGAAAGATAAAAGGTTATTGGTAGTCCTTGATGACATCTGGGATGATGCCTTGAAGGAAAATGGGCAATGTTGGAAGAGGTTTTGTGCACCTTTTAGAAGTGTCCAAGAGGGAAGTGCGATGTTGGTCACCACTAGATGTTCAAAGGTTACTGAGGTAGTGCGCACACTGGAGCCCTTCATATTAGAAGGTCTAAAGGATGACATATTCTGGAATTTCTTTAAGTCTTGTGTGTTTGGATCTCAGAGTTCTGAGAATTATCCTGAGTTAGAATGCATTGGTAGAAGAATACTTCCTAAACTGAAGGGCTCTCCTTTGGCTGCCAAAACTCTGGGACGCATGTTAAGCATGGACCTTCAAGAATCACATTGGAATTTTATACTTGAGAGTGAATTGTGGCAGTTAAAACAAAAGGAGACTGAGATTTTGCCCGCCCTTCGGTTGAGCTATATGTACTTACCATTTTATTTGAAGCAATGCTTCAGATTCTGTGCTGTGTACCCTAAAGATTACATATTCCAGAAGCAACACTTAGCTGAAATTTGGGTAGCAGAAGGCTTTGTAGAGCCTCAAGGTGGTGTTCCAATTCAAGATATTGGTTGTCAGTATTTTGAAGACCTTGTAGCACGGTCCTTCTTTGGAAAAGTTAGTGGTGGATACGTAATCCATGACTTGCTGCATGACATGGCACAACAAGTTTTAGAGCACGACTGCTTCATCTTAAGAAACGAGAGTGACTTTGATAAAGTTCCCCAGAATGTCCGTCATCTATACGTACTCCCTAGCAGTGACTTTGACGATTCCAGCTTGTTGAGACTATGCAAGTACACAAAGCTGCGTACCCTAATTTGCAAGAAGGATTTAGAGGGAAAAACAAGCTTTATAATGGACCAATGGTGTACTAAACTTTTGTGCATGCGTGTGATTTCTTGTCCCTTCACAAATGAGTTTCCAGATAGTATCGGCAATTGGAAGCATCTTCGGTACCTTAAAATCTACAGATCTTGTCCTTTGAAGAGGATTCCTTTAACTTTCTGTTGGCTATATTATCTGACGTTTTTTTATGTTGGGGAATGCATTCTAGAAAGCTTGCCCAATGACTTCGGTAAGTTGGTCAATTTACAGAGCTTCAGTTCACATGGATTTTCATATTATGCTGGGCTGTGCATGAGACTTGATGCTGAGGCAGAGGGACGCGAAATTAGGTTAATGAAGAATCTGAACCAATTTCGTGGACACTTGGAGATATATAATGTTGGCAGCCTAAGTAATGATCATACAGTAGAAGTTGAATTGAAGAATAAGATGTATCTTGACGAGTTGAAACTGAGGATGCATTCGTTTGTAGGCTCCCCTGAGTCTCAGTCCATCCATCATAAAGAAGTGCTTGAAATTCTGCAACCTCATATCAGTCTCAAGTCTCTGATCCTTGAGAATTATCATGGTGTCTCGCTCCCAAGCTGGTTTCAGCCACAAAACATGCCAAGCTTGAAATCACTCAGTTTTGTTGATTGTTCTTCTGCCATGATCTCACAGAGCATAAGCGTAAATGGGACACCTGCAGTTGGTATTTTCCTATCCCTGGCAAACGTAACGATATCTGGGTGTTCAAATATGTTAGGCGTTCTGCATCCAGACTATGTACCAGCCATCAAGAAAATAAGAATTGAAAGTTGCCAGATGTTAGAATCTCTACCAATTGA
The window above is part of the Triticum aestivum cultivar Chinese Spring chromosome 2A, IWGSC CS RefSeq v2.1, whole genome shotgun sequence genome. Proteins encoded here:
- the LOC123186792 gene encoding putative disease resistance protein RGA4 isoform X2 — translated: MSLSAIGIVSAINDCVTLFQWAKSAISSINSKWSGSQEQSLQDSVLKLESGLQLLKDTLPAMYDLINKAEWRSHEHYVAKLLPSLKDAVSEADDLIDEFRWYEMKLQVEGNASQSPFIDFLDTIIQGSFNKLNDVQLRLNHLSSQLDNMGLRGVTPHFDKLVRPETTSMPNEAKLFGRNNEMKQVLGLLKVPTNLRRRLMAISENPSTSASARNQVSKSRILSLPVLPIVGIGGVGKTTLAQHICSNKRVESYFEPIIWICVSDDFDVKRLTKEAIQSCTEKEVTSDNLDCLQRALFNHVKDKRLLVVLDDIWDDALKENGQCWKRFCAPFRSVQEGSAMLVTTRCSKVTEVVRTLEPFILEGLKDDIFWNFFKSCVFGSQSSENYPELECIGRRILPKLKGSPLAAKTLGRMLSMDLQESHWNFILESELWQLKQKETEILPALRLSYMYLPFYLKQCFRFCAVYPKDYIFQKQHLAEIWVAEGFVEPQGGVPIQDIGCQYFEDLVARSFFGKVSGGYVIHDLLHDMAQQVLEHDCFILRNESDFDKVPQNVRHLYVLPSSDFDDSSLLRLCKYTKLRTLICKKDLEGKTSFIMDQWCTKLLCMRVISCPFTNEFPDSIGNWKHLRYLKIYRSCPLKRIPLTFCWLYYLTFFYVGECILESLPNDFGKLVNLQSFSSHGFSYYAGLCMRLDAEAEGREIRLMKNLNQFRGHLEIYNVGSLSNDHTVEVELKNKMYLDELKLRMHSFVGSPESQSIHHKEVLEILQPHISLKSLILENYHGVSLPSWFQPQNMPSLKSLSFVDCSSAMISQSISVNGTPAVGIFLSLANVTISGCSNMLGVLHPDYVPAIKKIRIESCQMLESLPIEEFGELNFLEELDVCNCPNIRLQRLFLPSLKKLQLSSAGLLCNIDCCSLTNFVFGCDFVTSIQLQVWNLPALQKLQIQSKSLTSIGDSITSFSSLNVLLVALCDSLSTLDGLLTQELPAIQKIDIYSCPKLVSLPVERFVSFPYLKHLKVWDCESLNWQMGLVLPSSLQSLSLQKCGDTSPCVPSCLENLTSLVSLRISGCKSITSIPSNIWRTTLASLEELNIEDFPNLVSIGGRKAIGKIKKVTIYSCPKLKEVKMIRGCYVR
- the LOC123186792 gene encoding putative disease resistance protein RGA4 isoform X1 — protein: MSLSAIGIVSAINDCVTLFQWAKSAISSINSKWSGSQEQSLQDSVLKLESGLQLLKDTLPAMYDLINKAEWRSHEHYVAKLLPSLKDAVSEADDLIDEFRWYEMKLQVEGNASQSPFIDFLDTIIQGSFNKLNDVQLRLNHLSSQLDNMGLRGVTPHFDKLVRPETTSMPNEAKLFGRNNEMKQVLGLLKVPTNLRRRLMAISENPSTSASARNQVSKSRILSLPVLPIVGIGGVGKTTLAQHICSNKRVESYFEPIIWICVSDDFDVKRLTKEAIQSCTEKEVTSDNLDCLQRALFNHVKDKRLLVVLDDIWDDALKENGQCWKRFCAPFRSVQEGSAMLVTTRCSKVTEVVRTLEPFILEGLKDDIFWNFFKSCVFGSQSSENYPELECIGRRILPKLKGSPLAAKTLGRMLSMDLQESHWNFILESELWQLKQKETEILPALRLSYMYLPFYLKQCFRFCAVYPKDYIFQKQHLAEIWVAEGFVEPQGGVPIQDIGCQYFEDLVARSFFGKVSGGYVIHDLLHDMAQQVLEHDCFILRNESDFDKVPQNVRHLYVLPSSDFDDSSLLRLCKYTKLRTLICKKDLEGKTSFIMDQWCTKLLCMRVISCPFTNEFPDSIGNWKHLRYLKIYRSCPLKRIPLTFCWLYYLTFFYVGECILESLPNDFGKLVNLQSFSSHGFSYYAGLCMRLDAEAEGREIRLMKNLNQFRGHLEIYNVGSLSNDHTVEVELKNKMYLDELKLRMHSFVGSPESQSIHHKEVLEILQPHISLKSLILENYHGVSLPSWFQPQNMPSLKSLSFVDCSSAMISQSISVNGTPAVGIFLSLANVTISGCSNMLGVLHPDYVPAIKKIRIESCQMLESLPIEEFGELNFLEELDVCNCPNIRLQRLFLPSLKKLQLSSAGLLCNIDCCSLTNFVFGCDFVTSIQLQVWNLPALQKLQIQSKSLTSIGDSITSFSSLNVLLVALCDSLSTLDGLLTQELPAIQKIDIYSCPKLVSLPVERFVSFPYLKHLKVWDCESLNWQMGLVLPSSLQSLSLQKCGDTSPCVPSCLENLTSLVSLRISGCKSITSIPSNIWRTTLASLEELNIEDFPNLVSIGGRKAIGKIKKVTIYSCPKLKEVKMIRGCYVRYR